The segment TGGTGCTTCGCTGTTCGTTCGTTGTGTTATCGTAAATTCTACAAACTAACCGAGAAGATGACCGGTCGCGGTAAGGGAGGAAAGGGTCTGGGAAAAGGAGGAGCCAAGCGCCACAGGAAGGTACTTCGTGATAACATCCAGGGTATCACGAAGCCCGCCATCCGTCGTCTGGCTCGCAGAGGAGGCGTGAAACGTATCTCCGGTCTGATCTACGAAGAGACTCGCGGTGTCCTCAAAGTGTTCCTCGAGAACGTGATCCGCGACGCGGTCACCTACACCGAGCACGCCAAGAGGAAGACCGTCACCGCCATGGACGTCGTGTACGCTCTGAAACGCCAGGGTCGCACCCTGTACGGtttcggaggttagaccgtgTCTATCCGCCGCGGCCTACGTGTCGTCCGTCGACCAGCTATTCTACAGAACCTACACTATGGTGGACGCGGGTGCGTCGTGCGTTCGTGTACTCTCTATGTGTACACAGTAATGTATCGATTCATGCCTCGTTCAACCATACGTAGGTGCATGTAGATATGCGCCACATTAAAAAAAGGCCCTTTTCAGGGCCGCATACGATtcgatattttaaatatgtttctttATCCAGAGTTCGTCTAAAAACGTACAACaacatacacacatattctTGGTGGGTCCTTAGTAGTAgccactaaataaaaataactaaaaacggttttgttacattatatacatacctacatattataatatagaATGTGGACTACTCGCTGTTACCTAGTAGCTACTTAGCTGTTGTGTGGAGAAAGGAAGAAgggtaaatgaaattaaaaaccgACATAACgttgtaagtatattatgtgtgtaagtataaaatacataggtacttgtactaaaagaataataaatgttatatcctatagtaggtaaataaacttaaacataggtaggtacatacgtaTTCTAGTAATATATTCGAACTACTATATTATACAATGTTTGTACCTCCTAATTCCTATGCTATTGCTATTGTTGTTGTTTTCTAAATTCACTCGTGCCCgccgcggcgccgcaccgcaaTCAATCCCGTCCGTAGTCGTCGCTGCTTGCTTGCTTGCTTGCTTGCTTGCTTGCTTGTTTGCTGGCTGGCTGGCTGCACTGCTGCCGTTGCCGTCGCCGCTGCCGCCTCTGCCGCCGCCGCCACAGCTGCTGCCGCTGAAAAATGCCGTCGGAGTATGTTATTCACTAGCGTAGGTATTATCATATTATACAGGTCTGTACATAATAATCAACGTCAAGTAGGTAAATACATCACATCATACCTAGGTGTAGTCTCGATGTTTtcgatttatttatgtactaccGATGCAGgtaataaatagaaaatcaataaataacaacaagaaCGACGAACCGACGGACTCACGGACCAAGTTGGGAGTTCGCCGTCGTCGCCGTGTCTTCGAATGCGCGGcgttaggtaggtactctgtGCGGTGCCTGCGGGAGGACGGTGCAGCGCAGGCTGCTACCCGTCCTGACCTGTCGAAGGGCACTTTTCTCTTTCGATAATAAACAAGAAGAACAAAGCAAAATATATTACCGATTGGTTGCACGTCCTGGACGCGGAGCCTCGAGACCGTCCTTAGCGGACGCGGAGCTCGCCGTGTTTTACGACGCTTCACTTTTAGGTCGATAATGCGTTCGCGTAACTGGCGAATATCGACGGGGTCCTGTTACCACACAAGTTCGATATCCTCCTTGTTGGCGGGTCGACCTCGATCGTCACTCGCTATCACTTTTATAgagaaaataacattttgaacTGGACCCACTGGTGCCTCGGTAACCAGCCGCCGAAATAAACAACCGCCCCGGTTCCTATTATGCACTATTCGCGTTCGCACAGGCGCCACGACCTCGTCAAGTTCATGTATTATCCTAATCCGATCGCTGTACGCGTCCGCCGCGACGATAAACATTGgaaaaatttgttttattagatACGTGTTAGTGAAAACTTTCGAGCCTCCCAAAGAGAAATCCGCCCGCGACACAGAGGCgctcgttacggtaaagtttcgTCGTCGTTCGGCGTACGcgttcgaaatttgaaaaacCTATAAGTGGCGACATCTAAGTCTCTCACTAAACTACTACCCAAGTAACTTGTTGTGTATTACACTTACTATATAGTTCGTGTGTACGTGTTGGTGTTGATCTCGTGCGTTGTAAACAATGGCAGACACAGCAGTCGCAACCGAAGCTCCGGCTCCAGCTACACCGGCGAAGAAGCAGGCGAGGCAGGCTGGCGGTGCGAAGAAGCCGAAGGCGAAGCCCACCCATCCTAAAACATCTGAGATGGTAAACAGCGCTATCAAGGAGATGAAGGAGCGCAGCGGATCTTCGCTGCAGGCGATCAAGAAGTACAT is part of the Helicoverpa zea isolate HzStark_Cry1AcR unplaced genomic scaffold, ilHelZeax1.1 pri_000116Farrow_1, whole genome shotgun sequence genome and harbors:
- the LOC124645608 gene encoding histone H4; its protein translation is MTGRGKGGKGLGKGGAKRHRKVLRDNIQGITKPAIRRLARRGGVKRISGLIYEETRGVLKVFLENVIRDAVTYTEHAKRKTVTAMDVVYALKRQGRTLYGFGG